The Thermomicrobiales bacterium genome contains the following window.
GACGCCAATGACGAAGTTGGGGATCGCGTAGCTGGCGGTAGCTCCGATAAGGCTTATGTAGTCCACCCAGGTATTCTGTTTCGTTGAAGCCAGGATGCCTAGAGGAATGCCCACGATCACCGCGAAGAAGAAGGCGCCGAGTCCGACCGACGCGGAGTACGGGAACCCACGGGCGATGATCGAGAAAGTACTACTCCCCTGCTGCGCGAACGAGGTGCCGAAGTCGAGTCGCACTACGTCCCTGAGATAGAGTAGATACTGCTCGTAGAGTGGTTTGTCGAGCCCGTATTTGTGGTTGAACGCAGCCTGAAGGGCGGGATCGAGCCGCTTCTTTCCCTTCATCGCATCCCAGGGGCCGCCCGGGGCGAGGTGCATGAGCACAAAGGTGACACTGATGACGATCCAGAGCACCGGGATTGCCGCCAGCACACGCCGAATGATGAACCCAACCACGAGGCGATCACTCCCTCATCTCAACAAGGGGCGACACACGGTCTCGCGCATCGCCCCAAATCTGAAATCGCGGCTGCTAGTGCTCGACGACGTACATCGCACCGGGGCCGAAGACCATGTTGTAGTAGAACCCATACGTCTGCGACGCGCCGGTGGAGTAACCCCTCACGTAGGGCTTGACGAGCGTCAGATCCGCGCCGTGCATGTAGAAGAGAGCGGCAGCCATCTCCGCCAGATATGCGTCCGCTTTCGCGTACAGCGCCGCCGCCTCATCTCCCGAAAGCCGGTCTGCCTGGTTGACGAGGTCGTTGAACTTCGGATCGTTCCAGCCACGTGACGCGAACGGCGAGTCGTTGCCAAACAACAGGCTCAGCCAGTTCTGTGCGCTCGGATAGTCCTGCCACCAGACGCTGGTCGTTAACTGGAGCTCTGGATCTTTCTCATCGAACATCTTGCTGAGCTCGACCGAGTCAATCCCGCTCGGCACGATGTTGACACCCAGAACCTGCTTGAACTGATCGGACCAGAAGAGCGCGTCTTTCTTCGACAAGTCGTCGCTGCCATCGAAGTAGAGCTTGATTGCAGGGAAGTCCTTGCCACCCGGATAGCCCGCTTCCGCCAGGAGTGCCTTTGCCCTGTCCGGATCGTAGGCCTGCTGGTACTCCGTCTGGTATCCGGGAATGCCAGGATAGAGGAGTGTGCCGGCCGGCTGTCCCGCGCCGGAATTCACCTGCTGGATGTAGAGCTCTCGATTCATCGCGGACGCGAATGCCTGACGAACCTCCAGGCTGTCAAACGGCGGGTCTTCCATGTTGAGGTAGAGCCACATCGTGGACGGGCTAAGCAGCTCGATCAGATCTGGCTTGAGAACCGGATTACTCAGCACTTGCGGATACTGCGACGTCGATAGCGCATAGATATCCAGCTCGCCAGTCTGATACGCGAGGAGAGCCGTTGCCGATGACGGGATGATCTTCAGTGTCAGCTTGCTGATTCCAGGCTTGCCAAGCGGGAAATGCGGGTTTGGCTCAAACACCCACTCCTGGTTGGGGGTGTACTTGGTCACCCTGAACGGGCCGTTGCCGAGGTAGGTATCAGGATTTTTCCACCAGCCCCCAGGATCGCTTTCAACGAGATCTCTTCGCACCGGATCTGTCATCCAGAGCGTCAGGACATACGGGAAATAGCCGGCCGGATGCGAGATCTTGATCTGGAGTGTGTCCTCGGCGATCGCCTTGATCGACTCCTCAACCGCCTGCCGCAGCTCGTTCATCTGGTCCTGAGAGACTGAACTCTCATCCGCGCTGCGCCAATCCTGGCAGCCAACAATATCGAAGAATACGTTCGAGTAGCTGCCGGCCACTACGGGGTCACAGACGCGCTGCATCCCGAAAGCGTAGTCACCGGCCGTGACCGCGACGCCATCGGAGAAGAACGTCTTGCGCAGCTTGAATGTGTACGTCATGCCGTCGTCGGACAGTTTCATGTTCTCAGCAGCGTACTGCGCAACCCTGTTGTCAGGCGTCAGCGACAGTAGTGGCATGAAAACCAGCGGGTAGATGTTGCCCCACGAATCAACTGCCGGATCGGCGCTGGGGATGTCCGACGACATTTGATAGGTGAGAGTCGCATTAGGAAGTGCCCCCGGCTGGCTGCCCCCATCTTGTGGCACCGGCGGCGCAAGCTCGACGACATCGTGTAGCGTAGGGATGTTTGGGTTCCCTGTCGCGGACGCGATAGCGGCAGCCGTAGCATCCTTCGTGTCGGTTGTTGGACTTTGCGCCGGTGCTGGCGTCGTCTTGGACCCACCGCAAGCAGCCAGCAACATGCCCCCGATAGTCAGGACCGCGACGATCATCCACAGTCGACCGCGGCGCTGTCTCATCTGCTCGTTCATAATCTCTCCCCCACGAAACTCTTCGCACGACCATCGCGGTGACTGTTCATCCCTCCAACACGCCGGTCCAGGCTACTCACCCGTCACGCCCACCACCAGAGCGCCACACCCCCGGGAGCAACCCGAATCGCGGATTACACGCAGCGCCGGCTCGGCGTCAACGCCGGCCGTACGAGACACCGGCGTATTGACCGCACGCCGGTGGGAATCCTGGTATTACTTGGTTGTTGAACAATTCAGCCGGTGATCGGCTCGGGCCGAGATACTGGCGCTGACATCCCCCTGTGACACGTGCTGTCTGATGGGCAACACGGCGACCGCAACCTAGCACGGTCGAACATCCGCGTCAACAACCCTCTCCATGACGATCTGGTCACTCATGGCTGGATCTGGCATCGACGGCGCCGGCGGGAATCGTGCAGTTCGGTGTGGATCCACCATTCCTGTCCGGCGCGGGGGTAGCCGGTCTGAGTTTCACTACGGCCGTCGGCTTGGGTGTCTTCATGTGTCGCGGTTCGCGGGCGGTCCCGTCCCCTTCGACCTCCACGCCATACGAACAACCACGACTGGACCTCGTCCCGGATGGACGTCGAGATCGGAACCCCGGTAGACTGG
Protein-coding sequences here:
- a CDS encoding peptide ABC transporter substrate-binding protein, yielding MNEQMRQRRGRLWMIVAVLTIGGMLLAACGGSKTTPAPAQSPTTDTKDATAAAIASATGNPNIPTLHDVVELAPPVPQDGGSQPGALPNATLTYQMSSDIPSADPAVDSWGNIYPLVFMPLLSLTPDNRVAQYAAENMKLSDDGMTYTFKLRKTFFSDGVAVTAGDYAFGMQRVCDPVVAGSYSNVFFDIVGCQDWRSADESSVSQDQMNELRQAVEESIKAIAEDTLQIKISHPAGYFPYVLTLWMTDPVRRDLVESDPGGWWKNPDTYLGNGPFRVTKYTPNQEWVFEPNPHFPLGKPGISKLTLKIIPSSATALLAYQTGELDIYALSTSQYPQVLSNPVLKPDLIELLSPSTMWLYLNMEDPPFDSLEVRQAFASAMNRELYIQQVNSGAGQPAGTLLYPGIPGYQTEYQQAYDPDRAKALLAEAGYPGGKDFPAIKLYFDGSDDLSKKDALFWSDQFKQVLGVNIVPSGIDSVELSKMFDEKDPELQLTTSVWWQDYPSAQNWLSLLFGNDSPFASRGWNDPKFNDLVNQADRLSGDEAAALYAKADAYLAEMAAALFYMHGADLTLVKPYVRGYSTGASQTYGFYYNMVFGPGAMYVVEH